The proteins below are encoded in one region of Mycobacterium shinjukuense:
- a CDS encoding M24 family metallopeptidase: protein MDARRFDARVYARRLAATRAATVKAGLGGLVITPGYDLRYLIGSRADTFERLTALVLPASGEPTVVVPRLELASLQESAVAELGLRVRDWVDGDNPYRLVTEALGGSPTATAVTDSIPALHLLPLTIMLGVLPVLATNVLRELRMVKEEAEIDALRKAGAAIDRVHARVPELLAPGRTEADVAADIAEAIVAEGHSEVAFVIVGSGPHGADPHHRCSDRALREGDIVVVDIGGTYGPGYHSDCTRTYSIGEPDSDVAQQYSILQRAQRAAFDAVRPGVTAEQVDAAARDVLDQAGLADYFVHRTGHGIGLCVHEEPYIVAGNHLPLAAGMAFSIEPGIYFPGRWGARIEDVVIVTEDGAVSVNNRPRELFVVRA, encoded by the coding sequence ATGGATGCTCGCCGCTTCGACGCACGGGTGTACGCCCGTCGACTCGCCGCCACAAGAGCGGCGACCGTCAAGGCCGGCCTGGGTGGTCTGGTCATCACCCCGGGCTACGACCTGCGCTACCTGATCGGATCGCGCGCGGACACGTTCGAGCGACTCACCGCGCTGGTGCTGCCGGCCTCGGGGGAGCCGACGGTCGTGGTGCCCCGGCTGGAGCTGGCCTCGCTTCAGGAGTCCGCTGTCGCGGAATTGGGGCTGCGCGTTCGGGATTGGGTCGACGGCGACAATCCGTACCGGTTGGTCACCGAGGCTTTGGGCGGCTCACCCACCGCGACCGCCGTCACCGATTCGATACCCGCGCTGCACCTGCTGCCGCTGACCATCATGCTGGGCGTGCTGCCGGTATTGGCGACCAACGTGTTGCGTGAATTGCGGATGGTCAAGGAGGAAGCCGAGATTGATGCGCTACGCAAGGCGGGTGCGGCGATCGACCGGGTGCATGCCCGAGTGCCGGAGCTTCTGGCGCCGGGCCGCACCGAAGCCGACGTCGCGGCCGACATCGCCGAAGCGATTGTCGCCGAAGGCCATTCAGAGGTGGCATTCGTCATCGTCGGCTCCGGCCCGCATGGCGCCGATCCGCATCACAGGTGCTCGGACCGTGCGTTGCGGGAGGGTGACATCGTCGTCGTCGACATCGGCGGGACCTACGGGCCCGGATACCACTCCGACTGTACCCGCACCTACAGCATCGGCGAGCCTGATTCTGATGTGGCCCAACAGTATTCGATACTGCAGCGGGCACAGCGGGCCGCCTTTGACGCGGTTCGCCCGGGTGTGACGGCCGAGCAGGTGGACGCCGCCGCGCGTGACGTGCTGGACCAGGCCGGGCTGGCCGACTATTTCGTGCACCGCACCGGACACGGTATCGGGCTGTGTGTGCACGAAGAGCCCTACATCGTCGCCGGCAACCATCTGCCGCTGGCCGCGGGCATGGCGTTTTCCATCGAGCCGGGCATCTATTTCCCGGGCCGGTGGGGGGCGCGCATCGAGGACGTCGTGATCGTGACCGAGGACGGCGCGGTGTCGGTCAACAACCGGCCGCGTGAGCTTTTCGTGGTGCGCGCCTGA